Genomic DNA from Candidatus Binatia bacterium:
CGGGCGATGCGGCCGAGGATCGGCAGCGAACCCTGCACGCTCAGCGCGTCGGCGAGCAATCGCACGCGCTGCGCCATCACGACCCCGAGCGCGTTCGTCAGTTCGGGATAGCGCGCGGCGACGCGCGAGACCGCGTCCCACGGAACCTTGAGCACGTGCGCGGTCTTCGAGAAGACGGCGATGCGCGCCATCTTCAGCCCGCGATCGAAGTATTCGGCGACGCCGAAGAGTTCGTACGGAAAGATCTCGTAAAGAATTCGTTCGCGCTCGCGTCCGCCGCCGTTGGCGCGCGCGACGATGCCTTCGGTAACCATGCCGATGTACGGCCAGTCCACGTTCTCGGCAACGAGCGTCTGCCCGCGGCGACCCGTCTGCCACACCGCAGCGGCGGCGAGTTCGGCGCGCACTTCGGCGTCGAGCGCGGCGAACGCCGGACAGCGGCTCAAGTTTTGGACGGCGGAGCTGCGATCGAGCGGTTCCCCGGGACGGTGCGTGAGCCGCAGGTGCCAGACGCGGCTGGCGATGCGGCGCGTCTCGACGACGAAACGATCGGGGCGGTCCTGCGTGATGCGTGACGAGAGCGCTCGCGGTTCGTTCTCGGTAATGAGGGTAACCGAGGCGCCCGAGGGAAGACGGTCTAGGGCTTTGCGGATGAGTTCGGGACGTTCCCAGACCGGGAGGCCGCGCAGGTCGATTTCGGCTGGCTGTACCACCCTCGTCACGTTCTCGGCGGGCCGAGCGCTCTACTCCCTTAGAATGGTCAATCCGAGAGGAGTCAGCATGGTACGGTCTTTGGTTCTGCGGTTTTTCGGCGGCGTCTCGCTTGCATGCATGTCGTTGCTCGCACTCCCGAGCGCGGTTTCCGCCCAGGCGACGGACCTGCATTTCAAGACGGCGATAACCGAGGTCTACGGATCTGAGTATCCGCTCACCGGGCGGCTCGACCTCGAGATATTTCCGACCGGCACCCTGCGCGGCTACTACCACACGTCGTTCTACAAGCTCTACATTCCGGTCGCCGGGGGGCGCGACGGCAACTACATCTGGTTCGACATCGGTCCGTCGAGCGTAGACCTCGGCCTCGGCGCCGGCCCGCAGGGGAAGTTGCACGTCGTCGCCACGATGAACAACGACGGCTCCTTCAAGGGTCAGGTCTATCCGGAGACGGCGGCCGTGCTCTCCGGCCTCTCGATGCAGTACCAGTTCCCGAGTCCGTCGCCCGCGACGCCGACGCAGACCTCGGATAACCTCACCGATCAGTACATCTTCCTCGCGACGCCGACGACCGACGTCGAGCCGACGCCGTCGCCCTAGGAACCGCTAACTCTTTAAACTCTTCCAGACGCGCTGCGGCTCCGGCGGCAGCGCGTCCATGTGTTTGAGGAAGAGCGTCACCTGCCAGATCTGCCTCTCGTCGAGCGTCTTTCCGAACGACGGCATCCCGGTTAACCGGATGCCGTGTTCGATCTTCCAGTAGGTTATGCCGTCGGGATCGTCTTCGACGCCGTCCTTCGCGAGCTGCGGCGGATGCTGGTAGAGCCCGCGCGCGATCTTCGAAGGCTGTGCGCCGGCGCCGCCGTGACAGACCGCGCAGTTCTCGCCGTAGAGGCGAATGCCGGCGACGAGGTTCTCGTCGCTGAGCGGAAGCGGGTTGTCGCCCTTTTGCGCCTCGCGATCGAGCGTTGCGCGCAGCGATGCGCGCGCCATCCAGCGCTCGAGTTTGGACGGCCGAGCGTCGGCGTTCGCGGGCATGATCCCCGCTTCGATGCCGACGTACGCGCAGAGCGCGAGCGCGACGAGCGCTGCAACCGCGCCGAGAACAAATCCACGTGCCATGCCTTACGCTTCGACGTGCTCGGGACGAAAGCCCAGACCGACGAGATGTCCCGGAATGCGCGGCAAGAACGGCAGGAATCGGACGAGCGCCGGCAAGCGGTGAAGGAGCGGCGCGCGTCCGTCGGCGAGCACTCGCCCGATGATCCGGCTCTGAATGAAGAGCTGCAGCGCCTGCGTCTTTCGAGCGGCCGATTCCCGGCGGCGCTGCACGCCTTGTAGATCGCGCACGGTCACCGCGCCTTCGCGCAGGCGCGGCGCGAGCAGGTTCGCCGCGGCGACCGCGTCTTGAACTGCGAGGTTGATGCCGACGCCGCCGATCGGCGACATCGCATGCGCCGCGTCGCCGATGCAGAGCAGCCCGTCGCGATACCAGCGCCGCAGACGGTTGACGCGCACGGTCAGCAATTTTACCTCGTCCCAACTCGCAATTTCGTTGACGCGCTCGTGCAGGAACGGCACGATCTCGCTCACCTGCCGCCGGAACTCGATCAATCCCGCCGTCTGCAACTCGGCGAACGTGCCCTTCGGGATGACGTAGGCGCACTGCCAATACGCGCCGCGATCTATGAGCGCCATGATCCGGCCGGCGCGGATGTATCCGAAGGTCTCGTGCGGATCGTCGGCGTGCTTCGTGAGGCGC
This window encodes:
- a CDS encoding FAD-dependent oxidoreductase — protein: MNEIRAGCCIVGGGPAGMMAGMLLARAGVRTVLLEKHADFLRDFRGDTIHPSTLEVMAELGLLERFLARPHQEVTTLAGNLGDALITVADFSHLPTRCKFVAFMPQWEFLNFLAEESKRFACFDLRMQARAEGLLFDGDRVAGVRAQTPDGPLEIRAPLTIAADGRESVLRRDAGLDVVELGAPMDVLWLRLTKHADDPHETFGYIRAGRIMALIDRGAYWQCAYVIPKGTFAELQTAGLIEFRRQVSEIVPFLHERVNEIASWDEVKLLTVRVNRLRRWYRDGLLCIGDAAHAMSPIGGVGINLAVQDAVAAANLLAPRLREGAVTVRDLQGVQRRRESAARKTQALQLFIQSRIIGRVLADGRAPLLHRLPALVRFLPFLPRIPGHLVGLGFRPEHVEA
- a CDS encoding DUF2249 domain-containing protein, which codes for MVQPAEIDLRGLPVWERPELIRKALDRLPSGASVTLITENEPRALSSRITQDRPDRFVVETRRIASRVWHLRLTHRPGEPLDRSSAVQNLSRCPAFAALDAEVRAELAAAAVWQTGRRGQTLVAENVDWPYIGMVTEGIVARANGGGRERERILYEIFPYELFGVAEYFDRGLKMARIAVFSKTAHVLKVPWDAVSRVAARYPELTNALGVVMAQRVRLLADALSVQGSLPILGRIARVLLPYAMPERGLVPAATSLSTITQSQIAAAGGTVKEVAARAIADLESRKALRREHGHIRYLDREVLLELIQDVS
- a CDS encoding cytochrome c, with protein sequence MARGFVLGAVAALVALALCAYVGIEAGIMPANADARPSKLERWMARASLRATLDREAQKGDNPLPLSDENLVAGIRLYGENCAVCHGGAGAQPSKIARGLYQHPPQLAKDGVEDDPDGITYWKIEHGIRLTGMPSFGKTLDERQIWQVTLFLKHMDALPPEPQRVWKSLKS